In Alistipes ihumii AP11, a genomic segment contains:
- a CDS encoding TraR/DksA family transcriptional regulator produces MSENEKTRYSDEELQEFKQIILEKLAKAKADYDLLRSTITHTSSNDIEDTSPTFKVLEEGAATLSKEESGRLAQRQLKFIQHLEAALVRVENKTYGICRETGKLIPKERLRIVPHATLCIEAKGESHK; encoded by the coding sequence ATGTCTGAGAATGAAAAAACGCGGTATTCTGACGAGGAGCTCCAAGAGTTCAAGCAGATCATACTGGAGAAGCTGGCGAAGGCAAAGGCTGACTACGATTTGCTACGTTCCACGATTACGCACACTTCCAGCAATGACATAGAGGATACCTCTCCTACGTTCAAGGTATTGGAGGAAGGGGCCGCTACGTTGTCCAAGGAGGAATCGGGAAGGCTGGCGCAAAGGCAATTGAAATTTATCCAGCATCTGGAGGCGGCGCTCGTCCGCGTCGAGAACAAGACATACGGGATTTGTCGCGAAACGGGCAAGCTGATTCCCAAGGAGCGTCTGCGGATCGTGCCGCACGCCACGCTCTGCATCGAGGCGAAAGGCGAGTCGCACAAGTAG
- the rnhA gene encoding ribonuclease HI — MSKITMYTDGSSLGNPGPGGFGIVLMSGPYRKELSAGFRLTTNNRMELMAVIVGLETLKNDGCEVTVYSDSQYVVNAVEKGWVFGWEKKGFKDKKNPDLWQRFLRVYRRHSVRFVWVKGHADIPENERCDRLAVAASQSPNLFEDRGYRPGDEA; from the coding sequence ATGTCGAAAATAACGATGTATACCGACGGCTCGTCGCTCGGAAATCCCGGTCCCGGGGGATTCGGGATCGTGCTGATGAGCGGGCCGTACCGCAAGGAGCTCAGCGCCGGTTTCCGGCTGACGACGAACAACCGTATGGAACTGATGGCCGTGATCGTCGGTCTGGAAACCCTCAAGAACGACGGTTGCGAGGTGACCGTGTACAGCGACTCGCAGTATGTGGTCAACGCAGTCGAGAAAGGCTGGGTGTTCGGCTGGGAGAAAAAAGGGTTCAAGGATAAGAAGAATCCCGACCTGTGGCAGCGCTTCCTACGCGTCTATCGGCGTCACAGCGTGCGTTTTGTTTGGGTCAAGGGACATGCCGACATTCCCGAGAACGAACGTTGCGATCGTCTGGCCGTTGCCGCTTCGCAGTCGCCGAACTTGTTCGAGGATCGCGGATACCGTCCGGGAGACGAGGCGTAG
- a CDS encoding DUF4840 domain-containing protein, with amino-acid sequence MYGNYVGTVRTAEVTHNEKTESSEGGTSEGAEVSVKVDRDTIYFDAFPVKDIIVSLYGEEEAPAIVEMLGDIKYSVGYTPALSEAQDSVSFRMAPEPLKATVPVPSESPDAEPAVLNIESRISAEDVGDYELETSNLKFTLTVMRISVQDEEGADVSIPNFEPMSMEFSMAKAQ; translated from the coding sequence ATGTACGGGAATTATGTCGGTACCGTGCGGACGGCGGAGGTCACCCACAACGAGAAAACGGAGAGCAGCGAAGGCGGAACCTCCGAAGGAGCCGAGGTGAGTGTCAAAGTGGACAGGGATACGATTTATTTCGATGCTTTCCCCGTGAAGGACATCATTGTTTCTCTCTATGGAGAGGAGGAGGCGCCGGCGATTGTCGAAATGCTGGGCGACATAAAATACAGCGTAGGCTATACTCCGGCGCTCAGCGAGGCTCAGGATAGCGTTTCTTTCAGAATGGCTCCCGAACCGTTGAAAGCCACGGTGCCCGTTCCGTCGGAAAGTCCGGATGCGGAGCCTGCCGTACTGAATATCGAAAGCCGGATCTCAGCGGAGGATGTCGGAGATTATGAACTCGAGACCTCTAATCTGAAGTTCACGCTGACGGTAATGCGGATTTCCGTCCAGGACGAGGAGGGAGCGGACGTGTCTATTCCGAATTTCGAGCCGATGTCTATGGAATTTAGCATGGCGAAAGCGCAATAA